One genomic window of Luteitalea pratensis includes the following:
- a CDS encoding DinB family protein, whose product MTPQDLHALVDYNYWATHRLLAAVDALTPEQFVRDLASSFRSVRDTLTHVHDAEWIWLSRLHGVSPTSRLPLDRFEDCAALRAGWAETQGGLRTYVDGLDDAGVQRVVEYRLLNGSSSADRAWHLVQHVVNHGTYHRGQVTTMLRQLGAAPPLPLDLVAYYRERRG is encoded by the coding sequence ATGACACCGCAGGACCTCCACGCCCTCGTCGACTACAACTACTGGGCGACGCATCGTCTGCTGGCCGCGGTGGACGCGTTGACGCCCGAGCAGTTCGTTCGCGACCTCGCGAGCAGCTTCCGGTCAGTGCGTGACACGTTGACGCACGTACACGACGCGGAATGGATCTGGCTCTCGCGTCTGCATGGCGTCTCGCCGACGAGCAGGCTGCCGCTTGATCGCTTCGAGGACTGCGCGGCGCTCCGGGCGGGATGGGCGGAGACCCAGGGGGGCCTGCGCACCTACGTGGATGGCCTGGATGACGCGGGCGTGCAGCGGGTGGTCGAATACCGGCTCCTGAACGGCAGCTCGTCTGCCGACCGCGCATGGCACCTCGTGCAGCACGTGGTGAACCACGGGACCTACCATCGCGGCCAGGTGACGACGATGCTGCGGCAACTCGGCGCTGCGCCGCCGTTACCGCTGGATCTCGTGGCCTACTATCGCGAGCGTCGCGGGTAG
- a CDS encoding GMC oxidoreductase: MQTDPAGQHFDVVIVGSGASGGWAAKRLTEAGLRVAVLEAGRALSDADYKEHVQPPQLKYRGRTKTPFEHTQPQQSQSYAVREWNADWYVNDIEEPYLDDSDPKFLWVRPRVVGGRMNIWGRGCLRMSDIDFKAASHDGVGVDWPITYAEIKPYYDLVEEYVGVSGMKEGLAQYPDGPFQPPMGLTCNEMAVRSRVKKAFGYTVTQGRTANLTKPINGRQACHYCGPCEHGCVTHSYFNSAFTTMRDAVATGRCTLVTGAMAYKVLMDPNTRRARGVLYIDRTTRQPREIFGRAVALCAQTLESVRMLFNSATRQDSNGLANSSGVLGKYLMTHFAGAGASGDLPDLVEQPTMAGANRPCGLLTPRFRNLPGGPRTDGFVRGYGLSTYVGAGFNFAAPGIGEAYKRAIAQPRPATLSFAGFGECLPYEDNTCAVDKDTLDAFGIPVVRLRITPRDNERALHRDMATHAAEILDRIGATNIRQSHGMRGQAHEVGAARMGTDPKASVLTPFLQTHDVGNLFVMDGSSFPSSSWQNPTLTIMALAVRSTHFLLEQLRTRSL; the protein is encoded by the coding sequence ATGCAGACCGATCCCGCGGGCCAGCACTTCGACGTCGTCATCGTGGGATCCGGTGCGTCCGGGGGTTGGGCCGCCAAGCGCCTCACCGAGGCCGGCTTGCGCGTGGCCGTGCTCGAGGCTGGTAGAGCGCTCAGCGACGCGGACTACAAGGAGCACGTCCAGCCGCCCCAGCTCAAGTACCGGGGCCGCACGAAGACCCCGTTCGAGCACACGCAGCCGCAGCAGTCGCAGTCGTACGCCGTCCGCGAATGGAACGCCGACTGGTACGTCAACGATATCGAGGAACCCTACCTGGACGACTCCGATCCGAAGTTCCTGTGGGTGCGGCCGCGCGTGGTCGGCGGCCGGATGAACATCTGGGGACGCGGTTGCCTGCGCATGAGCGACATCGATTTCAAGGCGGCGTCGCACGACGGCGTCGGCGTCGACTGGCCAATCACGTACGCGGAGATCAAGCCGTACTACGACCTCGTCGAGGAGTACGTGGGCGTCTCCGGCATGAAGGAGGGACTGGCGCAGTACCCCGACGGCCCCTTCCAGCCGCCGATGGGCCTCACCTGTAACGAGATGGCCGTCCGCTCGCGCGTCAAGAAAGCGTTCGGGTATACCGTGACGCAGGGCCGCACCGCCAACCTCACGAAGCCGATCAACGGGCGCCAGGCGTGCCACTACTGCGGGCCGTGCGAGCACGGGTGCGTGACGCACTCCTACTTCAACTCCGCGTTCACGACGATGAGGGATGCGGTGGCGACGGGCCGGTGCACGCTCGTGACCGGCGCGATGGCGTACAAGGTGCTCATGGACCCGAACACGCGCCGGGCCCGTGGTGTGCTCTACATCGACCGCACCACCCGGCAACCGCGCGAGATCTTCGGACGCGCGGTGGCCCTCTGCGCGCAGACGCTCGAATCCGTTCGCATGCTCTTCAACTCGGCAACGCGCCAGGATTCGAACGGCCTCGCGAACTCGAGCGGCGTGTTGGGCAAGTACCTCATGACGCATTTCGCCGGCGCAGGTGCCTCGGGCGACTTGCCGGATCTCGTCGAACAGCCGACGATGGCGGGGGCGAATCGTCCATGCGGGCTATTGACGCCGCGCTTCCGTAACCTGCCAGGTGGGCCCAGGACGGACGGGTTCGTGCGCGGCTATGGGCTGAGCACGTACGTCGGCGCGGGTTTCAACTTCGCCGCCCCGGGGATCGGGGAGGCCTACAAGCGCGCCATCGCGCAACCGCGCCCCGCGACGCTCAGCTTCGCTGGGTTCGGCGAGTGCCTGCCATACGAGGACAACACCTGCGCGGTCGACAAGGACACGCTCGACGCGTTCGGCATCCCTGTCGTACGCCTGCGGATCACGCCGCGCGACAACGAGCGTGCTCTGCACCGCGACATGGCAACGCACGCGGCCGAGATCCTCGATCGCATCGGCGCCACGAACATTCGCCAGAGCCACGGCATGCGCGGCCAGGCGCACGAGGTCGGCGCCGCGCGCATGGGCACGGACCCGAAGGCGTCCGTGCTCACGCCATTCCTCCAGACGCACGACGTCGGCAACCTGTTCGTGATGGACGGTTCGAGTTTTCCGTCGAGCTCGTGGCAGAACCCGACGCTGACGATCATGGCGCTGGCCGTGCGCTCCACGCACTTCCTGCTGGAGCAGCTCAGGACCAGGAGCCTGTAG
- a CDS encoding gluconate 2-dehydrogenase subunit 3 family protein, producing the protein MTDHGRALPLVWHPDSASAAGASAGTPGGITRRSALQGLAAGLGLAAGTPADAHESHHPLAAHVAQRPTKPAITVAKKPQFFDPHQFATLTLVSELIVPGSVASGSPAWIDEVLAIEHEDLRLTFISALAAVDAAARDQHGSTFRALPATQQPALLESLTTPVATLKSWIAGAHYSSEAGMKELGFTGNVFFESFPACTHAEGHE; encoded by the coding sequence ATGACAGATCACGGTCGCGCACTTCCGCTTGTGTGGCATCCAGACTCCGCCAGCGCTGCTGGCGCATCCGCCGGCACGCCGGGCGGAATCACCCGCCGCTCGGCGCTGCAGGGCCTCGCGGCAGGCTTGGGCCTCGCGGCCGGGACCCCGGCCGACGCACACGAGTCGCATCATCCGCTCGCGGCGCACGTTGCGCAACGGCCGACCAAACCGGCCATCACCGTCGCGAAGAAGCCACAGTTCTTCGACCCCCACCAGTTCGCGACGCTCACGCTCGTCTCCGAGCTGATCGTGCCCGGTTCGGTCGCGAGCGGCAGCCCGGCCTGGATCGACGAAGTGCTCGCGATCGAGCACGAGGACCTGCGGCTGACGTTCATCAGCGCGCTGGCCGCTGTCGACGCCGCGGCGCGCGATCAGCACGGCTCGACATTCCGTGCGCTGCCTGCCACGCAACAGCCGGCACTGCTCGAGTCGCTGACGACGCCGGTGGCGACGCTCAAGTCGTGGATTGCCGGCGCGCACTACTCGTCGGAGGCCGGCATGAAGGAGTTGGGCTTCACGGGCAACGTGTTCTTCGAGAGTTTCCCTGCGTGCACGCACGCCGAGGGGCACGAGTAA
- a CDS encoding SgcJ/EcaC family oxidoreductase, protein MIAQDRKPQLNTRADQPFRFLGVPTTLRATHETTGGAFGLVENSAMPPGFGSPYHVHHREDESFYVIEGEVAFVVDGQWHYAGPGSFVHGPRDIPHGFAVIGTRPARMLLLATPGGFEQFVLALRTPFDTTPEPPDMAALMAAAARHGVDILGPLPDMPDDLRGGRDDARADIDRLRATHIAALTANDAAGWTAIFADDAVQLPPVGAVNTGTAAIGAFNERFMAMFAVSSFNITPMGLEVHGDVAIEHGDYNIVLTPHGAPAGMSDSGKYITTYRRNDAGAWLITRDGWTSTLRPPADA, encoded by the coding sequence GTGATTGCCCAGGATCGCAAGCCCCAGCTGAATACCCGCGCCGACCAGCCGTTCCGATTCCTCGGCGTTCCGACGACCCTGCGCGCCACCCACGAGACCACCGGTGGCGCCTTCGGGCTGGTCGAGAATTCGGCCATGCCTCCGGGCTTCGGCTCGCCCTACCACGTCCACCACCGGGAGGACGAGTCGTTCTACGTGATCGAAGGTGAGGTCGCGTTCGTGGTCGATGGCCAGTGGCACTACGCCGGCCCCGGCTCCTTTGTCCACGGCCCTCGCGACATTCCGCACGGCTTCGCGGTGATCGGCACCAGGCCGGCCCGGATGCTGCTGCTTGCCACGCCGGGTGGCTTCGAGCAGTTCGTGCTGGCCCTGCGTACCCCGTTCGACACCACACCCGAGCCGCCGGACATGGCTGCGTTGATGGCAGCGGCAGCGCGTCATGGGGTCGACATCCTCGGTCCCCTGCCTGACATGCCTGACGACCTGCGCGGCGGCCGAGACGACGCACGCGCGGACATCGACCGCCTGCGCGCGACGCACATCGCCGCGCTCACGGCCAACGATGCAGCCGGCTGGACCGCGATCTTCGCCGACGACGCCGTGCAGTTACCACCGGTCGGTGCGGTCAACACCGGCACCGCTGCCATCGGCGCCTTCAACGAACGGTTCATGGCCATGTTCGCGGTGTCGAGCTTCAACATCACCCCCATGGGCCTCGAAGTGCACGGCGACGTCGCCATCGAACACGGCGACTACAACATCGTGCTGACGCCACACGGCGCGCCGGCCGGGATGAGCGACAGCGGCAAGTACATCACCACCTATCGGCGCAATGACGCGGGGGCGTGGCTGATCACGCGCGACGGCTGGACGAGCACGCTCCGCCCGCCCGCCGACGCGTGA
- a CDS encoding VOC family protein, producing MARHNPVGWFEIYVQDADRARKFYEAVFEVTLQRLPGPDIEMWAFGMDPAAPGASGALVKMPGVPSGGSTMVYFSCEDCAVEGGRVAGAGGKVHRDKMSIGQYGFVVLAVDTEGNMFGLHSIK from the coding sequence ATGGCTCGTCACAACCCGGTCGGCTGGTTCGAGATCTACGTCCAGGACGCGGATAGGGCGCGGAAGTTCTACGAGGCCGTCTTTGAGGTCACCCTCCAACGGCTGCCGGGTCCCGACATCGAGATGTGGGCCTTCGGGATGGATCCGGCGGCGCCGGGGGCGTCGGGCGCGCTCGTGAAGATGCCTGGTGTGCCCTCGGGCGGCAGCACGATGGTCTACTTCAGTTGCGAGGACTGTGCGGTCGAGGGCGGCCGTGTCGCCGGCGCGGGCGGCAAGGTGCATCGCGACAAGATGTCGATCGGCCAGTACGGCTTCGTCGTGCTCGCGGTCGATACCGAGGGCAACATGTTCGGCCTGCACTCGATCAAGTAG
- a CDS encoding amidohydrolase family protein, with amino-acid sequence MTPPLRHVTRRLACAAICLAPAAVSYAQNTSRQAPPVLDVHFHAMDDSGPTAVPMCPNTSRFTASDPATKEATNGWAQEECTPKLYPAAKGEYIKDVVADMERLNVTAVVFGTPESVRKWIDAAPGRVIPGTGFEAAGARVPLDQLRTSFAKDGFKVMGEIGLQYQGVSPSDMSVDQYFALAEELDIPVAIHMGTGGSGRSNVTRSTFRGSMGNPLLLEELLARHPKLRVQVMHAGYPMIDNMLTLLQANSHVYVDLAGLIWSYPLKEVNRYIERLVDGGFGDRVMFGTDQLVWPKLMAYSISIIQNADYLTPEQKRDILYNNAARFLRIDPKSAK; translated from the coding sequence ATGACTCCACCTCTCCGCCATGTCACGAGGCGCCTCGCGTGCGCCGCGATCTGCCTGGCGCCGGCAGCCGTGTCGTACGCCCAGAACACGTCGCGGCAGGCCCCGCCGGTGCTCGACGTCCATTTCCACGCGATGGACGACTCCGGTCCTACCGCTGTCCCGATGTGCCCGAACACGTCGAGGTTCACGGCCTCGGATCCCGCCACCAAGGAAGCCACCAACGGCTGGGCGCAGGAAGAGTGCACGCCCAAGCTGTATCCCGCGGCGAAGGGCGAGTACATCAAGGACGTCGTCGCGGACATGGAGCGGCTGAACGTGACCGCGGTGGTCTTCGGCACGCCGGAAAGCGTCCGCAAATGGATCGACGCGGCGCCAGGGCGCGTGATTCCGGGCACCGGTTTCGAGGCGGCCGGCGCGCGGGTCCCCCTCGATCAACTGCGCACCAGTTTCGCCAAGGACGGCTTCAAGGTGATGGGCGAGATCGGCCTGCAGTACCAGGGCGTGTCGCCGAGCGACATGAGTGTCGACCAGTACTTTGCGCTCGCCGAGGAACTCGACATCCCCGTCGCCATCCACATGGGCACCGGCGGATCGGGTCGATCCAACGTGACGCGATCGACGTTCCGTGGCTCCATGGGCAACCCGCTCCTGCTCGAGGAACTCCTCGCACGACATCCGAAGCTGCGCGTCCAGGTGATGCACGCCGGTTATCCGATGATCGACAACATGCTCACGCTGCTGCAGGCGAACTCGCACGTGTACGTGGACCTCGCCGGGTTGATCTGGAGCTATCCGTTGAAGGAAGTGAACCGGTACATCGAACGGCTCGTGGACGGCGGGTTCGGCGATCGCGTGATGTTCGGCACCGATCAACTCGTGTGGCCGAAGCTGATGGCGTATTCGATCAGCATCATCCAGAATGCCGACTACCTGACACCCGAGCAGAAGCGCGACATCCTGTACAACAACGCCGCCCGCTTCCTGCGGATCGATCCGAAGAGCGCGAAGTAG
- a CDS encoding TldD/PmbA family protein gives MLSRDEALTLCETVLAHARAAGAEDAVVSVASEVAAHARFADNRVTTSGRSEDLTITVTVWVDKRRGATSGNDASAAALGQLAGEAVQIARISPVHREYVPTLGPLEYPDSRGFVDATADVDVAARAVALQDVLRTCREASVSGAGVHTTNASATAVATANGNRRYFRASEAACSITARTEDGTGSGYYAGDHFDVRQVDAAQIARQAVEKAVRSRDPKPIEPGTYPVILEAQAVADLMGFLVGALDARSADEGRSAFSAKDGKTRLGESMFDTRLSLHSDPMHAELPGIPATDEGIPAERITLIRNGVLERLTYPRFWAADRKQTPTPGPTNFIVESATPLTPLPEMIKGLARGLLISRFWYVRLVDPRTIVLTGLTRDGLWWVEDGVIQRPVRNLRFNQSVLAMLAPWNVEAIGPSVRRSPFMVPPLRVGAFTFTSISDAI, from the coding sequence ATGCTGAGTCGCGATGAAGCACTGACCCTGTGCGAGACCGTCCTCGCGCACGCCAGGGCGGCGGGTGCCGAGGATGCCGTCGTGTCGGTTGCGAGCGAGGTCGCCGCGCACGCGCGCTTCGCGGACAATCGCGTCACGACCAGTGGACGCTCTGAAGACCTGACCATCACCGTCACGGTGTGGGTGGACAAGCGGCGTGGTGCGACAAGCGGCAACGACGCGAGTGCCGCGGCGCTTGGGCAACTGGCCGGCGAGGCGGTGCAGATCGCACGAATCTCGCCCGTTCATCGCGAGTACGTGCCGACGCTTGGTCCTCTCGAGTACCCCGACTCGCGCGGATTCGTCGACGCCACTGCGGATGTCGACGTTGCCGCGCGTGCCGTTGCGCTCCAGGACGTGCTGCGCACGTGTCGCGAGGCAAGCGTCAGCGGCGCCGGCGTGCACACCACGAATGCCTCTGCGACCGCCGTGGCCACTGCCAATGGCAATCGCCGGTACTTTCGCGCGAGCGAGGCGGCGTGCAGCATCACCGCGCGCACCGAGGACGGCACCGGGTCTGGCTACTACGCGGGCGATCACTTCGACGTGCGCCAGGTGGATGCCGCGCAGATCGCACGGCAGGCGGTGGAGAAGGCGGTACGGTCGCGCGATCCGAAGCCGATCGAGCCGGGCACGTATCCGGTCATCCTCGAAGCCCAGGCCGTCGCCGATCTCATGGGGTTCCTGGTGGGCGCGCTGGACGCACGGAGCGCAGACGAGGGGCGCAGCGCATTCTCGGCCAAGGACGGCAAGACCCGCCTCGGCGAGTCCATGTTCGACACGCGCCTGAGCCTGCACAGCGATCCGATGCATGCCGAACTTCCGGGCATACCGGCGACCGACGAGGGGATTCCGGCGGAGCGCATCACGCTGATCCGGAATGGTGTGCTGGAGCGGCTGACCTACCCGCGTTTCTGGGCCGCGGATCGCAAGCAGACGCCTACGCCCGGGCCCACCAACTTCATCGTCGAGAGCGCCACGCCGCTGACGCCGCTCCCGGAGATGATCAAGGGCCTGGCGCGCGGGCTGCTGATCTCGCGATTCTGGTACGTGCGGCTCGTCGACCCGCGCACCATCGTGCTCACCGGGCTCACGCGCGATGGCCTGTGGTGGGTGGAGGACGGCGTCATCCAGCGTCCGGTACGCAACCTGCGGTTCAACCAGAGCGTGCTGGCGATGCTCGCGCCGTGGAACGTCGAGGCCATCGGCCCGTCAGTGCGACGCTCGCCGTTCATGGTGCCGCCACTGCGGGTGGGCGCCTTCACCTTCACGTCGATCTCCGACGCGATCTGA
- a CDS encoding RNA polymerase sigma factor, whose translation MPSDLSDADVASRAAAGDSQAEAEMCRRMAPRLRLYGMRHLRSGAAADDLVQQVLLTTLEALRAGKLRDYEKLPHFVLGMARMTVLELRRGAKRRGALLEIYGAILVPEAPIEPEVDRERLGRCLQSLKERDRSVVMLTFYDDRAGSDVARFLGVSEANVRVIRHRAIRQLRGCMEGEVA comes from the coding sequence GTGCCGTCCGACCTCAGCGACGCCGACGTGGCCAGCCGTGCGGCAGCGGGGGACTCCCAGGCCGAGGCCGAGATGTGTCGCCGCATGGCGCCACGACTTCGCCTCTATGGCATGCGACACCTGCGGTCCGGCGCCGCTGCAGACGACCTGGTGCAGCAGGTGCTGCTGACGACGCTCGAGGCCCTGCGCGCAGGCAAACTGCGCGACTACGAGAAGCTGCCGCATTTCGTGCTGGGTATGGCCCGCATGACGGTGCTCGAACTGCGGCGCGGTGCGAAACGTCGCGGGGCGCTGCTCGAGATCTACGGCGCGATCCTGGTGCCAGAGGCGCCAATCGAACCGGAGGTGGATCGCGAGCGCTTGGGCCGGTGCCTGCAGTCGCTGAAGGAACGCGACCGCAGCGTCGTGATGCTGACGTTCTATGACGACCGCGCCGGCAGCGACGTCGCGCGGTTTCTCGGTGTCTCCGAGGCCAATGTGCGGGTGATCCGCCATCGCGCCATCCGGCAACTGCGCGGCTGCATGGAGGGGGAGGTCGCGTGA
- a CDS encoding TldD/PmbA family protein yields the protein MSPSFSRREFIASGTALAAGIVVPGWAEIFQSGPDVDAVRAEAADEALAQAAKLGASYADIRVNRYRRESIATRERQVQNVSRSASYGMGLRVLVNGAWGFAASHRVDAATARTLAGQAVAIAKANAALAARKVVLASADTVKATWTSAFTRDPFDVPIDTKLAFLMKLNETALAVPGVSFVSSQLLLVDEHKYFASSEGSRITQRLVRTYPQFTTTAADRARGDFQTRPVVDRAKLVGYEYVEDYPWLQDAEQAGHEVVEKLKAAPVTPGRYDIVVDPSQLFLCIHESVGHSTELDRALGYEANMAGTSFLKPGDAGTRRFGATIVNLVADRSQPGGLATTGYDDEGVKADKWSLVRGGMFVDWQTTRELAPLVGQQRSHGCLHSDNWASVPFPRMPNVSLQSASTEVTRDELFSGIKRGLFIEGRGVSSIDQQRYNFQFGGAVIREIRDGRLGAMVKDAAYQSRTPEFWASCDGIGGPASYRLWGTSADGKGEPGQTNAVSHGCPPARFRQVNVLNTAGSS from the coding sequence ATGTCGCCTTCGTTCTCGCGACGTGAGTTCATCGCGTCCGGCACCGCCCTTGCCGCGGGTATTGTCGTGCCTGGCTGGGCCGAGATCTTCCAGTCAGGTCCTGACGTCGACGCGGTACGCGCCGAGGCCGCTGACGAGGCGCTTGCGCAGGCGGCGAAGTTGGGAGCCTCCTACGCAGACATCCGCGTCAACCGCTACCGGCGCGAGTCGATCGCGACGCGTGAGCGTCAGGTGCAGAACGTCTCGCGCTCGGCGAGCTACGGCATGGGCCTCCGGGTGCTGGTCAACGGCGCCTGGGGTTTCGCGGCGAGTCATCGCGTCGACGCGGCGACGGCCCGGACCCTCGCCGGGCAGGCAGTGGCGATCGCCAAGGCCAATGCCGCCCTGGCGGCACGCAAGGTGGTGCTCGCATCCGCCGATACGGTGAAGGCCACTTGGACCAGCGCCTTCACGCGTGACCCGTTCGACGTGCCCATCGATACGAAGCTGGCGTTCCTGATGAAGCTGAACGAGACGGCGCTCGCCGTCCCCGGCGTCTCGTTCGTCAGCTCGCAGTTGCTGTTGGTCGACGAGCACAAGTACTTCGCGTCGAGCGAGGGCTCGCGGATCACGCAGCGGCTGGTGCGGACGTATCCGCAGTTCACGACCACCGCCGCCGACCGCGCACGCGGCGACTTCCAGACGCGACCGGTCGTCGATCGGGCGAAGCTGGTTGGATACGAGTACGTCGAGGACTATCCCTGGCTGCAGGACGCGGAGCAGGCTGGCCACGAGGTCGTGGAGAAGCTGAAGGCCGCACCGGTGACGCCCGGCCGCTACGACATCGTGGTCGATCCTTCTCAGCTCTTCCTGTGTATTCACGAATCGGTCGGGCACTCGACCGAACTCGATCGCGCGCTCGGGTATGAAGCCAACATGGCCGGCACGAGTTTCCTGAAACCTGGTGACGCCGGCACGCGACGGTTCGGCGCGACGATCGTCAACCTGGTCGCCGATCGCAGCCAGCCCGGTGGCCTTGCGACGACCGGCTACGACGATGAGGGCGTGAAGGCGGACAAGTGGTCCCTCGTGCGTGGCGGCATGTTCGTTGATTGGCAGACGACGCGTGAACTGGCGCCGCTGGTCGGGCAGCAGCGCTCCCACGGCTGCCTGCATTCGGACAACTGGGCGAGCGTGCCCTTCCCGCGGATGCCGAACGTCTCGCTGCAGTCGGCGAGCACCGAGGTGACGCGCGACGAGTTGTTCAGTGGCATCAAGCGCGGGCTGTTCATCGAAGGGCGGGGTGTCTCGTCGATCGATCAGCAACGCTACAACTTCCAGTTCGGCGGGGCGGTGATCCGCGAGATCCGTGACGGCAGGCTCGGCGCGATGGTCAAGGACGCGGCGTACCAGTCGCGCACGCCGGAGTTCTGGGCGTCGTGTGACGGCATCGGCGGCCCGGCTTCGTATCGGTTGTGGGGAACGTCGGCCGACGGCAAGGGCGAGCCCGGTCAGACCAACGCCGTCAGCCATGGTTGTCCGCCGGCGCGCTTCCGTCAGGTCAACGTCCTGAACACGGCAGGGTCATCGTGA
- a CDS encoding LGFP repeat-containing protein gives MSAIDDKYTQLGGPGGFLGRPFDAGAGSGEMDTADRRGRFRDFERGTIYWTATTGAHEVHGDIRLKWARLGGGRSFLGYPLTDETGTPNRRGRFNHFEHGSIYWTPTTGAHEVHGAIRDKWASLGWERSRLGFPTSDEKAVPNSRGRISEFEGGVIVWTPEGGAQVRVRIDDP, from the coding sequence ATGAGCGCAATCGACGACAAGTACACGCAACTCGGTGGCCCTGGGGGCTTCCTGGGCAGACCGTTCGATGCCGGTGCAGGCAGTGGCGAAATGGATACGGCCGACCGGCGGGGTCGCTTCCGCGACTTCGAACGCGGGACGATCTACTGGACAGCCACGACCGGCGCTCACGAGGTCCACGGCGACATCCGTCTCAAGTGGGCACGCCTTGGTGGCGGCAGGAGCTTTCTCGGTTACCCGTTGACCGACGAAACCGGCACTCCCAACCGGCGCGGCCGCTTCAATCACTTCGAGCACGGGTCGATCTACTGGACACCCACGACCGGGGCGCACGAAGTACATGGCGCCATTCGCGACAAGTGGGCGAGCCTGGGGTGGGAGCGCAGTCGCCTCGGTTTCCCGACGAGCGACGAGAAGGCCGTGCCCAACAGCCGTGGACGCATCAGCGAATTCGAGGGCGGCGTCATCGTCTGGACGCCGGAAGGCGGCGCGCAGGTCCGCGTGCGCATCGACGACCCATAA
- a CDS encoding glycoside hydrolase family 43 protein — protein sequence MRLGFLAPMLALGVALAAAAQTSSGPWFLDQPLLPGIYTADPSAHVFGGRLYLYPSHDIDAGVPADDLGSHFAMRDYHVLSMDRIGGAVKDHGVALDIASVPWAKRQMWAPDAAERGGQYYLYFPAKDARDVFRIGVAVSSNPAGPFKADPEPIDGAFSIDPAVFRDADGAAYLYFGGIWGGQLQRWASGAYQAKDAYPAPGAPALMPKVARLRDDMRHLAEPVRDVIINDAEGRPLTYGDNTRRFFEATWVHRYNGKYYLSYSTGDTHFLVYATGDSPYGPFTYRGRIMEPVLGWTTHHSIVESEGKWYLFYHDAQLSKGQTHLRNVKVTPLVHRPDGTIETIVPYRAGGR from the coding sequence ATGCGCCTCGGCTTCCTCGCCCCCATGCTCGCCCTTGGCGTCGCGCTCGCGGCTGCCGCGCAAACGTCCAGTGGGCCGTGGTTTCTCGACCAGCCACTGCTGCCCGGCATCTACACCGCCGACCCCTCGGCGCACGTCTTCGGCGGACGGCTGTACCTCTACCCGTCCCACGACATCGACGCCGGCGTACCTGCCGATGATCTCGGCAGCCACTTCGCGATGCGCGACTACCACGTCCTGTCGATGGATCGGATCGGCGGCGCCGTGAAAGACCACGGCGTGGCGCTCGACATCGCCAGCGTGCCCTGGGCCAAGCGGCAGATGTGGGCGCCCGACGCAGCCGAACGCGGTGGGCAGTACTACCTGTACTTCCCGGCCAAGGACGCGCGCGACGTGTTCCGCATCGGCGTGGCCGTGTCGAGCAATCCTGCCGGGCCCTTCAAGGCCGACCCAGAGCCCATCGACGGCGCATTCAGCATCGACCCGGCAGTCTTCCGCGACGCCGACGGTGCTGCGTACCTCTATTTCGGCGGCATCTGGGGTGGGCAACTGCAGCGATGGGCATCGGGGGCCTATCAGGCCAAGGACGCATATCCTGCGCCCGGCGCGCCCGCACTGATGCCGAAGGTCGCGCGACTGCGCGACGACATGCGTCACCTGGCCGAGCCGGTGCGCGACGTGATCATCAACGACGCGGAGGGGCGGCCCCTCACCTACGGCGACAATACGCGGCGCTTCTTCGAGGCCACCTGGGTCCACCGCTACAACGGGAAGTACTACCTGTCGTATTCGACTGGCGACACGCATTTTCTCGTATACGCCACCGGCGACTCGCCCTACGGACCATTCACGTACCGCGGCCGCATCATGGAACCGGTGCTGGGCTGGACGACGCACCACTCGATCGTCGAGTCGGAGGGCAAGTGGTACCTCTTCTACCACGATGCGCAGCTCTCGAAGGGCCAGACGCATCTCCGCAACGTCAAGGTGACGCCGCTCGTCCATCGTCCCGACGGCACCATCGAGACGATCGTGCCGTATCGCGCAGGCGGACGCTGA